In the genome of Natronorubrum daqingense, the window CTCGTTCACGCTGTTCGCTCGCGGTCCGTTACACGAGCGGCGTCCGCTCGACGACTTGCCCGTCGTACGTCGGATACTGTTCGACGATTTCGCCGTCCTCGAGGTCGCCTTCTTCGATCATCTCCTCTAAGAGCCACCAGGCGACTTCGACGTGGTTCGTTTTGGTCGTGTAGAACTCCTCTGGGACCCCAAGCGCTTCGAATCGCTCCGGTTCGGTCTGTGTTTTGCCGTAGACGAGCGTTCCGTCGTCGGTCACGTCGTCGAACTCGCGGCGAATGTTTCTGGCCATTCGTTTGAGCCGACGGCGGTGTTGTGCGGCGTCTTTGAACACCGACGTACAGAAGTAGACGCGCTCGTGGTCGCCCATCGTCTCGAGGATCTCGTCTCGAGTGCCGTCGACGGCGCTCATGTGGTCTTCTTTGAGCTCGAAGCCCTCCTCCTGCATCCGACGGTAGTTCCCGTCGCTCATCTCGAACTCGTTGACGTTACAAAAGTCCGCTGCGCCCTCGTCGAGAAACTCGAGAAACTCCGGTTCCGGCCGGATACCGGGGATTTCGAACGCCGGTGTGAGTCCTTCCTCGCGAGCGATGTAGAGAATCTCTTCCCACTCGGTGCCGTGCATCTCGCCCCATAGCTCGAGTGGCGGGTGAAAGCGGATTTCGTCGAGGCCGGCTTCGGACAGCCGGCGCATGTTTTCGCGGCCGCCCGGAATCCCCGTATAGAGGTGGGTGTGGTGGTCCTCGCCGAATTCATCTTTGAGGAGTTCGAGGTAGTGACAGGTCCGCTCGAGGGCTTCCTGTGGTTCACCGCCGGTGAT includes:
- a CDS encoding radical SAM protein, producing MISKGCEQCAKGGKMVLFVYGYCDQRDCFYCPLGENRKNVTDVYANERLVEDDEDVLTEAHRMDALGTSITGGEPQEALERTCHYLELLKDEFGEDHHTHLYTGIPGGRENMRRLSEAGLDEIRFHPPLELWGEMHGTEWEEILYIAREEGLTPAFEIPGIRPEPEFLEFLDEGAADFCNVNEFEMSDGNYRRMQEEGFELKEDHMSAVDGTRDEILETMGDHERVYFCTSVFKDAAQHRRRLKRMARNIRREFDDVTDDGTLVYGKTQTEPERFEALGVPEEFYTTKTNHVEVAWWLLEEMIEEGDLEDGEIVEQYPTYDGQVVERTPLV